A portion of the Cryptomeria japonica chromosome 5, Sugi_1.0, whole genome shotgun sequence genome contains these proteins:
- the LOC131042049 gene encoding 2-acetamido-2-deoxy-D-galactose-binding seed lectin 2-like: MANISFLFFVCSCTAFAGVILKVQAESPLFTFPPVTNFSLEGVATNIPSLPYIFNMPFVQLSNGDKTQATFSWMTYNQPISLWDDSFSFVLNFSSHFQFLTSRNDYNSSQYGDGLTFFLAPFDSEPPQNCTGQWLGLFNQSTDGNSSNHIVAVEFDTFKNDPFDPDDNHVGINVNSIVSKASVSMRNKSGIEIGSGSILSSWVDYDGLAKRLDVFLTADLNALEKPESPILSYEIDLTNILPQNIKVGISASTAYSLEQHYVYFWDFKSHHSPTLTKANYVLILVVASVFTVAGFVLLAGLWYFRNKSREEDDIEIDKWFNEGPCKFSHAELRTAAKFFSQEQKLGVGGFGNVNRGILPGAKEAVGCLYVGN; encoded by the exons ATGGCTAACATCTCGTTTCTGTTTTTTGTGTGTTCCTGTACTGCATTTGCTGGTGTCATCTTGAAAGTGCAAGCAGAAAGCCCCCTCTTTACATTTCCTCCTGTAACGAATTTCAGCCTGGAAGGAGTCGCCACAAATATCCCATCGTTACCGTACATCTTCAATATGCCTTTCGTGCAACTCTCAAATGGAGACAAAACCCAGGCGACATTCTCCTGGATGACTTACAACCAACCAATTTCTCTCTGGGACGACAGCTTTTCTTTTGTGCTAAACTTTTCTTCTCATTTTCAATTTCTCACTTCTAGAAACGATTATAATTCATCCCAATACGGCGATGGGCTTACCTTCTTTCTCGCCCCTTTCGACTCCGAGCCGCCACAAAACTGTACAGGCCAATGGCTAGGTCTCTTTAACCAATCCACCGATGGAAATTCTTCCAATCACATTGTTGCCGTGGAGTTCGACACGTTCAAAAATGATCCATTTGATCCAGATGATAACCACGTGGGAATCAATGTGAATAGCATTGTTTCGAAG GCAAGTGTATCCATGAGGAATAAGTCGGGAATCGAAATTGGTAGCGGAAGCATACTGAGCTCATGGGTGGATTATGACGGCCTAGCAAAGAGGCTTGATGTGTTTTTAACGGCGGACCTGAATGCCCTAGAGAAACCAGAATCACCAATTTTATCGTATGAGATAGACCTCACAAATATTCTTCCCCAGAACATCAAGGTCGGCATTTCGGCTTCCACTGCATATTCATTGGAACAGCACTATGTTTACTTTTGGGATTTTAAATCTCACCATTCGCCGACTCTCACGAAGGCGAACTATGTTTTAATATTAGTCGTCGCCAGCGTCTTCACAGTCGCCGGATTTGTGCTCTTAGCGGGGCTCTGGTATTTCAGAAATAAAAGCCGTGAGGAGGACGACATTGAGATAGACAAATGGTTTAACGAAGGACCATGCAAGTTCTCTCATGCTGAGCTCCGCACCGCAGCTAAATTTTTTAGCCAAGAACAAAAGCTTGGAGTGGGAGGCTTCGGCAATGTTAACAGAGGCATCTTGCCTGGCGCAAAAGAAGCCGTGGGATGCCTATATGTCGGCAATTAA